The genomic interval CCGGGGCGTCCGCGTCCGGGCCGCCGTAGGACAAGGCTTGTTCGGCCCAGTTGTCCACCGCGGCAAGGGCTTTGGGAGTGTCCAGGTCGTCGGCCAGGTGCTGGCGCAGGCGGGCGACGGTATCGGTGGCCGACGGGCCGGTGGACCGGGCGGCGGCGCGCCGCCACAGGTCGAGGCGGCGTTCGGCGCCGGCGAGTACCGCCTCGGTCCACATGCGGTCGGCGCGGTAGTGGCCGGCGAGCAAGCCCAGTCGGATCGCGGCCGGGTCGGTGCCCGCGCGGCGCAGCTTGGAGACCAGCACCAAGTTGCCCTTGGATTTCGACATCTTCTCGCCGTCCAAACCGATCAGACCGGCGTGCACGTAGTGGCGGGCGAAACGGCGGGTGTCGCCGAGCGCTTCGGCGTGCGCGGCGGAGTATTCGTGATGAGGGTAGATGAGGTCGCTGCCGCCGCCCTGGATATCGAATTCGGGGCCGAGACGGTTCAGGGCGATCGCGGCGCACTCGATGTGCCAGCCGGGCCGTCCCGCGCCGAAGGGGGCGGGCCAGGACGGTTCGTCAGGACGGGCGGCGCGCCACAGCAGGGCGTCGATGGTGTCGCGTTTGCCAGGGCGATCCGGGTCGCCGCCGCGTTCGGCGAACAAACGCTCCATGGTGGCCCGGTCGTAGCCCGATTCGTAGCCGAACTGTTCGGTGGCGTCGGCACGGAAGTAGATGTCGGGGTATTCGGCGTCCTCGACGGTGTAGGCGGCGCCCGCGGCGAGCAGCTTCTCCACCAGCTCCACCACCTCGTCCACCGATTCGATGGCGCCGATGTAGTCGCGCGGCGGCACGATGCGCAACGCGGTCATGTCCTCGCGGAACAGGTTGATCTCGCGAGTGCCCAGCTCGCGCCAGTCCAAGCCGTCGCGGGCTGCGCGCTCGAACAGCGGGTCGTCGACGTCGGTGACGTTCTGCACGTAGTGCACGTCGTGGCCGGCGTCGCGCCACAACCGGTAGACCAGGTCGAAGGTCAGATAGGTCGCGGCATGCCCGAGGTGGGTGGCGTCATAGGGGGTGATGCCGCAGACGTACATGGTCGCCGTGGGCCCGGGGGTGACCGGCCGCACCTGCCGGTCGGCGGTGTCGTACAACCGCAACGGCGGCCCTGCTCCGGGGACGGCGGGGATGGCGAGATCGGACCAGGACTGCATGATTCGAGGGTAAAGGTGTGGTCGAGCCGCCCGCGTCCCGGGCTCGCCGAGCGTCCTCCCGCCGACGCCGCTACCCCGCCGTCGAGCTGGGCAAATCGGGTTCACGACAGATGTCAACGGTTTGGCTCAGGCGGAATCCGACAGCGCCGGTCGCGGCGCATGACGGGGATCACGCCGCCGCAGGAAAATCGGTTGACCAGCCCGGCTCGGTCGCAGCGCGGCTCGCCGAGATGAACTTCGTCTACCGCGACGCGGCGCGGCCGGTGCAGGAAAGCACTGGACCACACCCCCGGACCGAGTCCGACGATGGCATCGGGCGAACACCCTTAGAGCCACACCGCGAGCGCCGATCAGCCGACACGACGAGCTCCTTCTACCGAAGCCGGACCGAAGACGAGCTTGGAAGACCTACTCGACGGCATCCGCGGCCGCCTGCTGCTCTACAGCGAACCCTTCGCTTGCACCCACCGATGGCCCCAAAGTCTGCGGCCGGCCCGTTCACCGCGGATGCACGCTCGTCGCCGCAGCCCCGTAGACGAATTCCGACTCGTCACATTCGGCGATGAAATCGGCGGGGAAGCCGCGTTCGAACGGTGCGGACGATTCCAGGGTGGTGATCGCGGCGGCGGGGAGTTCGAGGTCGAGGGCGGCGAGGTTGTCGCGTAGCTGGGTGACGTCGCGGGGGCCGATGATCGGTAGGACCGCGGCGGAGCGGTGCCGAGTCCAGGCGAGTGCGACTTGGGCGGGGGTGGCGCCCAGGTCGGCGGCGACTTCGGCGACCGCGGCGGCCGCCGCGCGTTCGGTGTCGGTGAGATCGGCCGGGGTGACTCGCCGGCTCGACGCGCTGACAGTCAGTTTGCCGCCGGCCAGGGGCGCCCACGCGGTGACGCTCAAACCCAGGGTTTCCGCCATCGGCAGCAGTTCGCGTTCGATGTCGCGGGAGAGCAGGCTGTAGGGCACCTGCACCCCGGAGAACGGTGTCCAGCCGCGCCATTCGGCCAGCGTGTTCGCGCGCGCGACCACCCAGGAGGGTGCGTCGGAGACACCCAGGTACAGCACCTTGCCCGCGCGCACCGCGTCGTCCAGCGCGCGCATCGTCTCCTCCAGCGGAGTGTGCCGATCCCAGACGTGCACCCAGTAGATATCGAGATAGTCG from Nocardia goodfellowii carries:
- the mshC gene encoding cysteine--1-D-myo-inosityl 2-amino-2-deoxy-alpha-D-glucopyranoside ligase gives rise to the protein MQSWSDLAIPAVPGAGPPLRLYDTADRQVRPVTPGPTATMYVCGITPYDATHLGHAATYLTFDLVYRLWRDAGHDVHYVQNVTDVDDPLFERAARDGLDWRELGTREINLFREDMTALRIVPPRDYIGAIESVDEVVELVEKLLAAGAAYTVEDAEYPDIYFRADATEQFGYESGYDRATMERLFAERGGDPDRPGKRDTIDALLWRAARPDEPSWPAPFGAGRPGWHIECAAIALNRLGPEFDIQGGGSDLIYPHHEYSAAHAEALGDTRRFARHYVHAGLIGLDGEKMSKSKGNLVLVSKLRRAGTDPAAIRLGLLAGHYRADRMWTEAVLAGAERRLDLWRRAAARSTGPSATDTVARLRQHLADDLDTPKALAAVDNWAEQALSYGGPDADAPALITATVDALLGIQL
- a CDS encoding aldo/keto reductase; translated protein: MRYRLFGSTGLRVSEIILGTMGFRDPEQARPVLAAYAEAGGNVLDTASAYGTSEEVLGQIIEHRDRFVLGSKYTLTRDAADPNAAGNHRKNLTLSLEQSLRRLRTDYLDIYWVHVWDRHTPLEETMRALDDAVRAGKVLYLGVSDAPSWVVARANTLAEWRGWTPFSGVQVPYSLLSRDIERELLPMAETLGLSVTAWAPLAGGKLTVSASSRRVTPADLTDTERAAAAAVAEVAADLGATPAQVALAWTRHRSAAVLPIIGPRDVTQLRDNLAALDLELPAAAITTLESSAPFERGFPADFIAECDESEFVYGAAATSVHPR